The following proteins come from a genomic window of Rutidosis leptorrhynchoides isolate AG116_Rl617_1_P2 chromosome 10, CSIRO_AGI_Rlap_v1, whole genome shotgun sequence:
- the LOC139873668 gene encoding inositol-tetrakisphosphate 1-kinase 3-like isoform X1, protein MRLMHEIGYEIEDDEGLEEREMIESSSSNCGSTVELGFHDKSMKVVVVGYALTSKKIKSFLQPKLEGLARNKGIFFVAIDQTRPLSDQGPFDIVLHKMTGKEWQQILEDYRLTHPEVTVLDPPDAIQHVYNRQSMLQDVADLDFSDLNDYAGTVGVPKQLVIEKDPLSISDAVKKAGLSLPLVAKPLVAKSHELSLAYDEYSLQKLDPPLVLQEFVNHGGVLFKVYIVGDAIKVVRRFSLPDVSKRELSRSAGVFRFPRVSSAAQSADDADLDPCIAELPPRALLERLARELRRRLGLHLFNLDMIREHGTKDRFYVIDINYFPGYGKMPEYEHIFTDFLLNLAKSKYKKRSASLP, encoded by the exons ATGAGGTTGATGCACGAGATTGGGTATGAAATTGAAGATGATGAAGGATTAGAAGAAAGGGAAATGATTGAATCAAGCAGTAGTAATTGTGGCTCAACTGTTGAATTAGGGTTTCATGACAAATCAATGAAAGTTGTTGTTGTTGGTTATGCTCTTACATCTAAAAAAATTAAAAGCTTTTTGCAACCAAAACTTGAAGGCTTGGCTAG GAATAAGGGAATATTTTTCGTTGCTATCGATCAAACGAGGCCCCTTTCAGATCAAGGTCCATTTGACATTGTGCTGCATAAG ATGACCGGGAAGGAATGGCAGCAAATTCTTGAG GATTATAGGCTGACACATCCAGAAGTAACAGTGCTTGATCCTCCAGATGCTATACAACATGTTTACAATAGACAATCGATGCTTCAGGATGTAGCTGATCTCGATTTTTCTGATTTAAACG ATTATGCAGGTACAGTCGGTGTCCCGAAACAATTGGTGATAGAAAAAGATCCGTTGTCTATCTCTGACGCTGTTAAGAAGGcaggattatcacttcctcttg TTGCAAAGCCTTTGGTGGCAAAATCACACGAGTTATCGCTTGCTTATGATGAGTATTCTCTTCAAAAGCTTGATCCTCCTCTCGTCCTTCAAGAGTTTGTTAACCATG GAGGCGTTTTATTCAAAGTTTACATTGTTGGTGATGCAATTAAGGTCGTGAGGCGTTTCTCGTTACCCGATGTTAGCAAACGTGAACTATCAAGAAGTGCTGGTGTATTTCGTTTCCCAAGAGTTTCGTCTGCTGCACAATCAGCAGATGATGCGGATTTAGACCCCTGTATCGCTG AGCTTCCTCCTCGAGCCTTACTTGAACGACTTGCTAGAGAACTTCGTCGCCGACTG GGACTTCATTTATTCAATTTGGATATGATTCGTGAGCATGGAACTAAAGATCGGTTTTATGTCATTGACATAAACTACTTTCCCG GGTACGGTAAAATGCCAGAATACGAGCATATTTTTACAGACTTCCTTTTGAATTTGGCTAAAAGCAAGTACAAGAAACGCTCTGCTAGTTTACCTTAA
- the LOC139873668 gene encoding inositol-tetrakisphosphate 1-kinase 3-like isoform X2: MRLMHEIGYEIEDDEGLEEREMIESSSSNCGSTVELGFHDKSMKVVVVGYALTSKKIKSFLQPKLEGLARNKGIFFVAIDQTRPLSDQGPFDIVLHKMTGKEWQQILEDYRLTHPEVTVLDPPDAIQHVYNRQSMLQDVADLDFSDLNGTVGVPKQLVIEKDPLSISDAVKKAGLSLPLVAKPLVAKSHELSLAYDEYSLQKLDPPLVLQEFVNHGGVLFKVYIVGDAIKVVRRFSLPDVSKRELSRSAGVFRFPRVSSAAQSADDADLDPCIAELPPRALLERLARELRRRLGLHLFNLDMIREHGTKDRFYVIDINYFPGYGKMPEYEHIFTDFLLNLAKSKYKKRSASLP; encoded by the exons ATGAGGTTGATGCACGAGATTGGGTATGAAATTGAAGATGATGAAGGATTAGAAGAAAGGGAAATGATTGAATCAAGCAGTAGTAATTGTGGCTCAACTGTTGAATTAGGGTTTCATGACAAATCAATGAAAGTTGTTGTTGTTGGTTATGCTCTTACATCTAAAAAAATTAAAAGCTTTTTGCAACCAAAACTTGAAGGCTTGGCTAG GAATAAGGGAATATTTTTCGTTGCTATCGATCAAACGAGGCCCCTTTCAGATCAAGGTCCATTTGACATTGTGCTGCATAAG ATGACCGGGAAGGAATGGCAGCAAATTCTTGAG GATTATAGGCTGACACATCCAGAAGTAACAGTGCTTGATCCTCCAGATGCTATACAACATGTTTACAATAGACAATCGATGCTTCAGGATGTAGCTGATCTCGATTTTTCTGATTTAAACG GTACAGTCGGTGTCCCGAAACAATTGGTGATAGAAAAAGATCCGTTGTCTATCTCTGACGCTGTTAAGAAGGcaggattatcacttcctcttg TTGCAAAGCCTTTGGTGGCAAAATCACACGAGTTATCGCTTGCTTATGATGAGTATTCTCTTCAAAAGCTTGATCCTCCTCTCGTCCTTCAAGAGTTTGTTAACCATG GAGGCGTTTTATTCAAAGTTTACATTGTTGGTGATGCAATTAAGGTCGTGAGGCGTTTCTCGTTACCCGATGTTAGCAAACGTGAACTATCAAGAAGTGCTGGTGTATTTCGTTTCCCAAGAGTTTCGTCTGCTGCACAATCAGCAGATGATGCGGATTTAGACCCCTGTATCGCTG AGCTTCCTCCTCGAGCCTTACTTGAACGACTTGCTAGAGAACTTCGTCGCCGACTG GGACTTCATTTATTCAATTTGGATATGATTCGTGAGCATGGAACTAAAGATCGGTTTTATGTCATTGACATAAACTACTTTCCCG GGTACGGTAAAATGCCAGAATACGAGCATATTTTTACAGACTTCCTTTTGAATTTGGCTAAAAGCAAGTACAAGAAACGCTCTGCTAGTTTACCTTAA
- the LOC139873668 gene encoding inositol-tetrakisphosphate 1-kinase 3-like isoform X3, with protein sequence MLLHLKKLKAFCNQNLKAWLGIREYFSLLSIKRGPFQIKVHLTLCCIRSVKAYSSILVSIHMSTTMMTGKEWQQILEDYRLTHPEVTVLDPPDAIQHVYNRQSMLQDVADLDFSDLNDYAGTVGVPKQLVIEKDPLSISDAVKKAGLSLPLVAKPLVAKSHELSLAYDEYSLQKLDPPLVLQEFVNHGGVLFKVYIVGDAIKVVRRFSLPDVSKRELSRSAGVFRFPRVSSAAQSADDADLDPCIAELPPRALLERLARELRRRLGLHLFNLDMIREHGTKDRFYVIDINYFPGYGKMPEYEHIFTDFLLNLAKSKYKKRSASLP encoded by the exons ATGCTCTTACATCTAAAAAAATTAAAAGCTTTTTGCAACCAAAACTTGAAGGCTTGGCTAG GAATAAGGGAATATTTTTCGTTGCTATCGATCAAACGAGGCCCCTTTCAGATCAAGGTCCATTTGACATTGTGCTGCATAAGGTCAGTGAAGGCCTATTCTTCCATATTGGTCTCAATACATATGTCAACCACCATG ATGACCGGGAAGGAATGGCAGCAAATTCTTGAG GATTATAGGCTGACACATCCAGAAGTAACAGTGCTTGATCCTCCAGATGCTATACAACATGTTTACAATAGACAATCGATGCTTCAGGATGTAGCTGATCTCGATTTTTCTGATTTAAACG ATTATGCAGGTACAGTCGGTGTCCCGAAACAATTGGTGATAGAAAAAGATCCGTTGTCTATCTCTGACGCTGTTAAGAAGGcaggattatcacttcctcttg TTGCAAAGCCTTTGGTGGCAAAATCACACGAGTTATCGCTTGCTTATGATGAGTATTCTCTTCAAAAGCTTGATCCTCCTCTCGTCCTTCAAGAGTTTGTTAACCATG GAGGCGTTTTATTCAAAGTTTACATTGTTGGTGATGCAATTAAGGTCGTGAGGCGTTTCTCGTTACCCGATGTTAGCAAACGTGAACTATCAAGAAGTGCTGGTGTATTTCGTTTCCCAAGAGTTTCGTCTGCTGCACAATCAGCAGATGATGCGGATTTAGACCCCTGTATCGCTG AGCTTCCTCCTCGAGCCTTACTTGAACGACTTGCTAGAGAACTTCGTCGCCGACTG GGACTTCATTTATTCAATTTGGATATGATTCGTGAGCATGGAACTAAAGATCGGTTTTATGTCATTGACATAAACTACTTTCCCG GGTACGGTAAAATGCCAGAATACGAGCATATTTTTACAGACTTCCTTTTGAATTTGGCTAAAAGCAAGTACAAGAAACGCTCTGCTAGTTTACCTTAA